The sequence below is a genomic window from Andrena cerasifolii isolate SP2316 chromosome 6, iyAndCera1_principal, whole genome shotgun sequence.
CTTCGCGCCGGACGTTCTAGGGAACGGTATGTAGGCGTCTTGGTAGTTTGTACATATGTTAGAGGGGCTTAAGAAGTTTGCGTTGTCTTGAATGTCGTACCCTAAGTGGCTACTTTCATTCTCATCTTTTTTACACGTCTAAAGGCAAAGGGAAGGCACGTCAGACATTGCTCAAGGTGAACGCGAGGGCAAACTGAGAAATAAATTGCTTTACTTGCTCCAAAGTTGAATTCAATTGTCTGAGACACGGCTCCAGACAagatctattttttttaactcgctGCTGAGCGGTCTGCTTCAAAACTTTTAATAATTTCGCCATTGTTGCGTTGTCGATCGATGTTCCAGGACAGAACTGGAATGTAGGCTGTGCACTGTAAGGATAATTTGCAGGGAAATTTACTTTCAATATCACGTTGTAACTCTTATTGGATGCCGTCACAGTACAACTACGTTCTACGGCATCCATAGCATTGACCTAGAATGACAAACAAGAATTTTACCTTCGTCGATTTCTACTTTACATTAATATGTTACCTCTATATTTGGTATGTTCATATTTATTAATGAGAACTCCTGCTGCAAAGTTTTCGGTTGCGTGGGGGATGATATTTCTTTATTGTTCTCGATATACGCGTCTGCTTCGGGATTTAGTATCGGCTCGTCAGCTTTCGTCGTTATGCAATTTATTTCGCGGTCGCTTTGAGCGTCATTGAGTTGCAATTGCTGGACGGATTGTAGCGTTCCTATATTAATGGCGAATGTATTagtttaatgaaaataaacaatTGCGTTGTATTCGTAAGGGAAGCATACatacttaaattattatcttcaGAATATTGTGTATAGATAGATGCACTATCATCTATACCATGCCCACATACCTAGAAAAGCGGCATTCAGTTTACTTTTGTGCAAATAAGAAACAGTACATAGATCCGTGCAAACACATACCTTCTTCAAAAATGGATCGATTTTGTATATTCTTAGACACTGATCTTTTGACCAGCTAATTAATTCGTAATCGCCATTTTCTGTGAATTATGCATATATTCcgtaatattgtattttcctCGATACGAGAACtcatttttataaaacataCCTATTTTTTGATGCCTCCATTGAAACTCAAGGACGACATCGGTATGTCCTACAAAGGTATAAATAGGTGCATTGAGACTCGTTGTGTTCCACAACAGCAAACTATTCTCTCCCCGTCGCAATTGCGGTACCACTATTGTTACTAATCCTTCTCTGAATGGCTGTAAATGTTTCAGATCATATTAAATATACATTAACAAACTTCAACCTTATCAagtacgatattatatttacagTATATCTAGCTCTCCACACTGGTGAATTCGTCGTTAGAATACTTTCGGCTCTACGCGGATTGCTGATATCAAAGACCTTCACTGTGCAATCTTGACTAGAAGTTGCCAGTTGATTTTGTTGAAACGGGCACCAATCTAAACCATGTATCTAAAATAACTTCCTTGTTTATAAGTTTCTGTTTAAACATGGTCGAATGCTAAAGCAAACAAACGTTAAAGTAATCGAGTCGAATGAAATAGATTGTATGTACTTTAGTTAAGTGGGCAGCTATATACTGCATAGGGCTATTCCCTTTTCGTTGATCCCATATTTTAATATCCCCGTCGTGTGCTGTGGCTAGCATGTTTGACGACAAACTGTTCCATCGTACTTGAGAAGAGCCCGCTGTAAATTTCAATTGCACATGTATCTAAATTCTTGCTAAACCACTATTCCAACAAGAAATCTTACCAACTGCGGAGAAGGACGAGCAAGGCCTCCTCTGGTCTCTAATGTCCCAGATATGTATAAACGTATCAATGCTGCAGGAAGCTATAATATCCGGCTCTTTGGGATGCCAATTTAAGTCGCTCACCACTCTGGTGTGCGCCTTAAGGCTGTTTGTGGTTTGTAACTCATGGCCACCGCCTCCAACGAGGGACAATATCTCGATACGAGTATTACTCTAAAATTGAAATCCAATTAACTAACTTGCCAGAATGAGTTTGAAACGAATACTCCTTAAATGCTAACCGATACAGCACACAAATGAGAGTTCAGACTAGTGGGATTCCATTCAGCGGAGCCAACTTCGTATTTGCTTTGTCGTTGGAACTTCTTCAAGGCATCCGCAGCTTCGTCCAGGTGTTTCACCGCGAAGCATCTACGTCTGCGGGCGTACAAGCAAGGTACATAAAACTGGAGACACAGGGAGTGACAAAAAAAGATATGGTAAACAGAGTAATATTTGCTTTCGATTACCCGGCAAGTAGCACGTAGTTGCCAGTCGCGTCCACGGCCATGGTATTCGCCTgcagatgaaaaaaaaagttggtTTATCAATCGGAAACATTTCGGTATTATTGTGCCCGAGGTCGAGGCGCACATTCTTCGCGGATAGTAACGCGTAATTGCGATCGTATCGCGAAGGACAACGTACCTGCAAGTCGCGGTGTTCCGTAACCACATAGTCGCTGCCCCAGCGTTTTGACATTTTACCAATAAATTCGAATCCCTGTCACCATTCTGCAAGGTTAGAATTAAGCCGAAGTACGCGGAGCAAGcagcacacgcacgcacacgcactgCACCGCGTCCGTACAGACACTAGCTTATCGGCGGCGCGTGATTGGCTGGACGGAACTCACGCATGAATCCCCGCTGAAAGCAAAACGTTGGACGACGGTGGGGGCAAcggtcagaagtggtggggcgGGCGAGATAtgaagagggagcgagagagaacgGGCTTGACTATAGGGcggcagagagagagggaaattCAAGACGCTTCGTTGTGCGCTATTTCTGTCACGTAGGACGCATATATTCGTTGTTGCATACAGGCGTACTGACACCGAGAGACgcaaatataattggtaaacgGTGGGAAAACAGGAACGAAGAGGGTTGAAGTTTGTCGATCGTCGATCAATTGGAATCGTAGGTTGATCAAAGTTTCGCGGGTGTTACGCGTCAACAGTGGCCGTGATAATTCCGTGTGATAGTGACAACAATGTCCGTGATTATGGATTGTTTTCGCCAGTAGCGGACGTGTGAAGTTTGTTTTAGTCGGTACGTTTGGCTGACTCCCGATTATCGATCCTGATCGGTCGCTCCCTTACGTCGACATTTCCGTGGCAAGTTTGCCAGCGACTTTCTGTTTAGCGCGGGTTTTTTCCCAGGGAAAACGGCGCGTTTCGTTCCGCCAAGGATATCAGTGCCCGTCCTTTAGGCCGTTTCTCTTCTGCACGGGTGTCGCACGTCATTCGCGCAGCTCGACCAAGGCGACCGCTCGTCACGGGCCGTAGCTCCAATTCGAACACACACCGATTGCCGAAATCGGGTTGCCCGCGGACGTAACAATTCGTCTCGATATCTTTAATTAGAGATCTGTGATGTACAAGCTCGGCGACGCGGGAAAAATCATTACGTCCACTATTAATTTCGTGCACTCGAAGAGGAAAGGAATTTTCATATACATAAAAAAGATGTACAAGGACTCAATAAGCCTTCGATGTCGCAGAAGTTTCTTAACATATCGTTTCTATTGAACGTCTTGGCCGTACGACTGAAAAACGAGGTCAGGTTTTCATCGAAGCTACACGCTAAAGGTCGTAGACTCCAATCAGATGGAGGGTTAATGGCGCAACAGCTATCCGCTAGAAGCTACACCAGGATTATCCAGTAGAGAGACTCAGCCTTTCGCGCGTCATAAGAGGATACCATTGTCGCCGGCAAGATGAAGCTGCTGGAGAGTACACGCTTCGAAGCTATAAACAGTGCCTTGTCCATTAAAACTGGGGACAGCAAGATAATAGGCAGGTGAGATAATCCCGTCGATTATTCAGCTGATTTTGTAGCTTGCGATGTTTCCGAATGATACCGGGGGTTGGTTCCTTCTGATTCGCAGAATAGAGAGTTACTCGTGCAAAATGGCTGGTAATGATAAACAACTGTATAAACGTTTCAATGCAGAACAGGGATTCACTCCGCACGATCTTCAAGCTTTGTCGCCACCGCAAACCTCTTTGGGGACATCACCTGCTCAGAGGTATTTTATGCATTTAGAATATAGCTTGGTAAGGATGAATGTACAGATGCAAAGATCATCTCCTTGGATGCAGAGTATGAACAGAACAATAGCAGGAAAAGTTCAAAGTGACGTCATGATAAGATGTCTGTTTACTTTTAGATAATATGCTTCACCTGTATATTGATCGACTGACAGCCTTCTCCTACTTTGTTTTTGCTATAGCCGCAGCGTTTCCGGCGACGAAGATGGCCCGCTGTGTGACACAATCAGTAGAAAGACGTTGTTCTATTTGATCGCCACCTTGAATTCAGCTTTCCACCCAGATTATGATTTCTCTGACGCAAAGAGCCACGAATTCAGTAAGGAACCAAGTTTGACTTGGGTCATGAACGCTGTTGACAGCAATCTCAGTGCAACTGCAGGTGATCACTACCGCACCCTTCGAACGGCGCTTTGGGCCGCCGTTGacgacgaaatatcattaagcGAATGTGATATTTATAGGTAAACGCGCGACTTGATATATTCCCTGTAACCTATGCCCAGCACCTTGAACCTTACGAGAATAAATTGCAAGacgtacaaaatgaattaaGGATTCGAAAATATTTTAGTTACAACCCAGACTTTGTGAGCGATCCATTTGGAGAGGATGGATGCTTGTGGTCTTTCAATTATTTCTTCTACAATAAGAAGTTGAAACGCATTGTGTTTTTCACATGCAGAGCAATAAAGTAAGTGTACGCATTTCATTGGGATAGATTCTTTTTCTTAATCGCACTTTCCTAAATGCTCCGTTCTCTCTGCTTTTCTTTACAGTCCCCTCTATATATTAGATTCTGGAGTAGGCAGTGACTTTGCCATGGATGAAGATGAAGATAGATACTAAAGTTACAAAACATATTTACAAACTTTATCCCCATCTTTATTAGTTCTGCCGTACAAGGGCATAAGTGAACAATCAATTTCACCTATTACATAAAGTGCTTATTATGTACAACGATACACCttaatttctacaattattctATATATCTTTCTTTTGCAGTGATGTTTTGTTTCGCATTCAATATCTTTGATAGAAAATCCTAGTACTTtgctcattaattttttttttatagtattaACGTTTAATCATAGCCAACAAAGAATCAAACACATGAACAAGTCCGGAAGATTTTAGAAATCTGtccctctatctctctctctctgtgggaatccataattttaaatttccacATTCGGTACATTTTAAGTGTATAAATCAGCTAAATGTGAATTAAATTCTTGTAAGTCTAAGACTACAAATGTTTCTCTTCTACACGAAGTAAAAAATAGAAcattcaagttacttgaattattAGAAGAAGTCTatcattatttaaatacaagaaCGGAAAGCTTAATGGACTTTGTAATTAAGCATTAACTTGTGAATCGTAGCTATATTTTTAAGTTACAAAAGATATATCGACTGTTTATGCTATTTGATATAATCGTATCATGACATGTTTTTGATATATGGATAACATTCAGTATAAAACtgtgtttttacatgattaatATGTGTTTACACGTATATGTATGTCTTTGCAAGCCGCGAATATCGATACGTCGAAATTATTTTGAGCAGATTTATAAATAGTTCGCGCAATACATGATTTTTTGCAAATAGCATGGTAGAGTTTCCCAAAACTTCCATGTAGAATGAATACTTAATTTTATGTCGCTGAtgaatatatacatgtatacataATACCTCACGGCTTTAAAAGGAAGCACTATGCTCGAATTAGATTATTAGATTTTTGACTAAAAGCAGTGATTCCGTGGTAATTTGTGTAATGTATGTAAAACTTTAGTTTCTTTAAGATTACACGTTTGTCTGTCCGCATCTGAATAAACCTTATGAATCGATACAGTTCAACCTTATATCATTCTTGTCTTTACATCTTACGTTTACAAGCGGAGGTGCTTGCTAGTGATTCTCTCGAGCACACCAGTTCTTAtacattattataaataaagcagCAAGCAAACATTATGCATAGATTCGTCGAGTAATGATTTTAAACCTAACTTACCTAACTTATTTGTACATCATAACGTCCGGAGATTGATACATGCACATGTAGGCGTCGCACAAGAGTCGTTTCGCATGCTCCGGTAAATGACGATCGTCTGTTAATTCGGTTAAATAATTTCCGCCTTCCTCGCTTAGCCAATATGGGAAGTCCGGGCATGGAACCATTTCTGGTATGTTGTAACCATTTTGTTCGCCTGAAACCAGAGAAGTGAGCTCGCTGTAGCGTCCCGAAGGTAAGATATTTAACGAAATTATAAAACGTGCATGGCACACCTTTTCTATCGGCCATGGAATCAAAGAAACACCATGGTGCTTCCGAACCAGGACCACATTTCACAAAACACACGTAGTGGGACGTTTCGATGCAAACCACTGCTGATAATTCCAGATACAATCGCGGAACAGGGCAATGCTCTTGTAAAATGGAGAATTCCATCGGTACTACGAGCTTCTTTGGTGCATGATTCGTTCTTCGTTCGTGACGATGTACCTGGAACGATGCATTCCTAAAATCCATCAACTTCATGCTTTTTTCGCGTTCACCTTCCCGCTCTGTTTACCTTTTCCAGACACTGCAAACAGAAAGCAATACTCTCGAGTCCAACGCCGCATTGCCCGTAACATTCTTTGCACTCAAACTCTGCCAGTTTCCCACAAACAGTACACTGTCTGGGAGCTGCAAATAAAACATTGCGAAATACTGCACTGTGGTTCTGACTTATTAGTGCTACTTACAATCTTCGATGATGTCCGTTACGTCGAGCAGCAGCGTAGGTTGGATCTTTTGATACATTTTGAATGATTTTCCAAACCGAGGCATCTGTATGATAAGGCAGGAAGGAACCTCCTTCAGCCTTATGTTACTTGTGAGGAAACTTTGCTCTAATAATTGCTGTACCGTTGGAAGATTCAAATGATCGTCTTTCTCGACGAAAAGTTGATAGTGGTACGCGTCTTGCCCCGAGCTTAGCTTGAGAAATGGTTCAGCGTTTAAAATTTGAGCAACCAGAGACGTTAAAAATTCTTCGGGATCTGGGAACATTCGAAATAATTTCAATCCAACTATGACACATTAATGATTAACATAGGATTGTAAGTACAAACCCTTCTCTTCGCTAGTAAGCCCAGATACGGAGGACAGCTTTTCAAGTAAAGTACGAAGTTTCATCACACGATCTGCTCTGACAAACATATTTTTCCTAAGTGGATTTACAATTTCTTCGCGTAATACTCTTTGTACTTCTTCATATTGTAGACAGTCTTTTTCGTTCGGTGGTCTGTAAAGTATCATTCCGGAATATGTTTACTTCGAATAAGAAACTATTATCTTTAATAACACATCGAGTTATACCCCATCATTACCTAAATAAGAGATTATCAAACACGCTAGTAAATGTGAACATGCTGAAAAGTGTGGCATCCAAGTAACACGAATTATGATGACCCTGAATCCCTCGATATTTTCCGCAGATACTTTCCAAATTTCCTTTAACGGAAATAGGACGCACCATCCCGACGATCACAGAGCTTTCCATGTTTCCAAAATTATCTGTATTTAGCGGTGCTGCTGGATCGTCGATTTTCGCCTGCAACAATATTCTTTCTTTACCCGTCACAGAAATAAAGTACACCAGTGAAGAACATTTATTATCCGAGTATTACCATTGCGTCATAACGAGAACATTGTTCAAGATCAATGAAGACTGCTCTGTAAGGTCGACAGTGGAAATACCTCACATCTTTGTACGTTCCATCAGTACCTGACGGCTGATTGTCATCCTaaaaataaaacgagtaaacctttTGCACTTCGGACTTCGCTTtccatttgtatatttttatccattgaaCGTACCAGTTCTACACCTGCCATTAATTTACCAGGAGTAATACTAGGAGGTGTTCCGATCCAACGAATGACTCCATAGTGCGCATCAGAGTCTAAAAGCACTTTTACATTGGAACCGACAATTAAATCTGAGTTTTCTAGTCGcccgaatttcttattttcattcttCTCTGGCGTGCCACCTggtagaataataaaaattcatgtaCCATCTCGTGCGTCGAAGTCGAGGTGAAGGTGTCTCGTTAAAGGTAAAAAAGAAATGCGCGACAGAAAATTATGTGGATAGCAATGTGAAGCAGCATGGCAGAGTGTATAAACACGAAACACGGAAGTGCGATATAGAGTTTACGCGAATGCCTGCATTTTTCTTACTGTGATCCAAACGTTCAAGCGTTTCCTCTATATCACTGCACACGTTTGATTCTATATCACTACTCCATTTGTGCTCTAACACGAAGATAGGAATGTTTTGCAACGTGGTAGCcattttacaataaaaattataataaatctaCAACGCCGAAGGACTTGCCGGCAACACTGAGACGGACTAAGATCTTGGCTATTTTTAACCACCTCAGTTATTCTTAACTCCCTCTACTGTGCCGGCAAGTAGACAAGCATGCTATGTGGGATTTCTAGTAAAGCCAACAAAGCTTCCTGTTCACCAAGAAGTCAAgctcaatatttattttcacatGTTTAATATTACCAGACTGGGTGTACGCGTGGACGTTTgtatttttagttacattgctaTCGTTTTCAACCGTTATTGACTTCGCAGACTGAATATACTCCTTCGACAGAGATCGTTGGTCCTTGTTATTGTTTTTATTGTCATCGAACGTAGCAAATTTGTCTATGAGAACAGGTGGCGCGGGATCCAACACAGACTTCTTTTTCTCACTCGTATAATTGCTCCCAGCGTCTGTTTTTAAGAACGAATCTAGAACGACAAGTGTTTTAATAAATTGGTGTTCCATGAATGGAAAGAAGTAGAGTAGATCCTTGTACTTTTATCAAAGTTCCCGAGACCTGTAGGACCTTCAGGCTTCACCGGGAAAATATGGCTCAGTGTAGCGAATCGCCCTTCGGAATGAGTGGAAACGAAGTATTCTTTACTTAGCAGAGCTGTTTTAGATGACTCTTGACCTTCCTATGAATCGTGTAGAACAACCACATTGATCTATCTGCGATACGTACAGTTCGAATATACAAGAATGCATTGTCAAAATTACCAACAAGTCAAGTCCAAAGTAATATCCTTGGCCAATCTGTGGCACAGGTCCAATGTATTTAATAACAGCCAGATATTTGGTGTAACCCTGGGGATCTGGGCAATACCAGACGTTATCGTTGGTCCCCAGGCTCGTGAGCTCTTTGCACAGCACCTTGTGGTTGGCCAAGCGGACCCTCTCCTGGGGCACCGACACCGCAGGTAGGAATTTCCATACGTCCAGCGTGACAGGAATCAAGTCGAACCTGTGGCAGCGCCACTCTGTGCCATGCCAGATCTCTGATCCCGTAGTATCGACGACGCGCACTCTGAGTGCACTGTCTCCTAAATCCTCGACAGCCTCCACGAGCATGCCGAGGCGCAACGTATTAACGTTCTTGTCGCATTCACCAGAGATACGCATCAGAATAGTATTCCCCTTGGCAACGAAGTGTTGAAGGACCTGACGGTCCTCCTTGCCGCTGGCATTCCGCTTTTCCATACTTAATCGCAGGCGATCATCGGGATTAAGTGACTTGTCAGTCGTGACCAATGCAGAGCACGCGGATGAAATGCAGCGTTTACCTCAGTCATCGTTCAGTTATTCAGTATCCCTTCTAGAAATAAACAGCCGAGAAAGAGACTTCTCGTACTCACATAGCTTAAAGTATTACCAAGATTCGCGGACAATCGATAAGATTATTCAACGAAATATTGTTCATGGACACGCACAGACATTCGTGACAATCAAATTCAAGCAGAAACTTACGCTTTGATTGTCAATTTGCATAGGGTCTTTTCTAGTGAAAGAATGGAGGTGTAACGTTGGTAGCGTTGTATTTAAAGGCACATTTTCATTCATGATTTtgtctttaattaatttatttcgttGGTTTCTCCTGTACACTGAGTTTCTTTGTATTCGTTGAGATACGAGGATTATTTTATTGTACTATCGATGTACGAATGGCGGAGAATCTGTGGATAATTCGTTTTGTAGTTCAGTGAGAACTTGTCGCTGAGAGGGGTCCAACGTTCTCTGACAACATCAAAAGTCACTACGATTTCCAGCTTCTGGCCCCGCGAGTTATGGAACCCGTGGACTTCGCGTTTTAAATATGAGCGATCTTGGCCACACCGATATGTTGACCACAGATTCCTCACGAGTGATGGGCGATTCCGGCTTTAGTGAATTATTACGATCGGCGGAACAACTATCTGCTGCTGTAGAGGGTAACGAAGAACTTCCTCAGGTCGAGAGGAACCTTCGTCAAATCTTAGATGCTTCCAACGAACTTTGGTCTCGTGTCACCCAAACCGGCACCCAAGATAATCAAGTTCAGGCGTAAGAAAATTTGTACATGTCATCGTACTAACACTTCGAAACGATTTTTGCATGCTACTTTAAAGTCTGCACTTGCAGTGGAAGATTTATTTGCTTTTTGGTAATTGTGTGCGAGGCGTAACATAACCTGGACGCATTACAAATTTCTGGCGCCAAAATGTCCTCGTCTGGTTGATTGAATTTTTAGCGACGTTCCACTCGGGACAAATATAGAGTAATGTGTTTTTATTTCAGACATCTCTTTCTCGGGTCACATGGTGTTGATTTACCACAAATATCACAGAAGTTAAGTTCCCTCAGTGCGAGGCGCACGTTTGAGCCCTTAGATCCGATCGCAGATACAGAC
It includes:
- the Cyld gene encoding ubiquitin carboxyl-terminal hydrolase CYLD isoform X2; its protein translation is MEKRNASGKEDRQVLQHFVAKGNTILMRISGECDKNVNTLRLGMLVEAVEDLGDSALRVRVVDTTGSEIWHGTEWRCHRFDLIPVTLDVWKFLPAVSVPQERVRLANHKVLCKELTSLGTNDNVWYCPDPQGYTKYLAVIKYIGPVPQIGQGYYFGLDLLEGQESSKTALLSKEYFVSTHSEGRFATLSHIFPVKPEGPTGLGNFDKNSFLKTDAGSNYTSEKKKSVLDPAPPVLIDKFATFDDNKNNNKDQRSLSKEYIQSAKSITVENDSNVTKNTNVHAYTQSGGTPEKNENKKFGRLENSDLIVGSNVKVLLDSDAHYGVIRWIGTPPSITPGKLMAGVELDDNQPSGTDGTYKDVRYFHCRPYRAVFIDLEQCSRYDAMAKIDDPAAPLNTDNFGNMESSVIVGMVRPISVKGNLESICGKYRGIQGHHNSCYLDATLFSMFTFTSVFDNLLFRPPNEKDCLQYEEVQRVLREEIVNPLRKNMFVRADRVMKLRTLLEKLSSVSGLTSEEKDPEEFLTSLVAQILNAEPFLKLSSGQDAYHYQLFVEKDDHLNLPTVQQLLEQSFLTSNIRLKEVPSCLIIQMPRFGKSFKMYQKIQPTLLLDVTDIIEDLSGKGTSSRTKNESCTKEARSTDGILHFTRALPCSAIVSGIISSGLHRNVPLRVFCEMWSWFGSTMVFL
- the Cyld gene encoding ubiquitin carboxyl-terminal hydrolase CYLD isoform X1, with translation MEKRNASGKEDRQVLQHFVAKGNTILMRISGECDKNVNTLRLGMLVEAVEDLGDSALRVRVVDTTGSEIWHGTEWRCHRFDLIPVTLDVWKFLPAVSVPQERVRLANHKVLCKELTSLGTNDNVWYCPDPQGYTKYLAVIKYIGPVPQIGQGYYFGLDLLEGQESSKTALLSKEYFVSTHSEGRFATLSHIFPVKPEGPTGLGNFDKNSFLKTDAGSNYTSEKKKSVLDPAPPVLIDKFATFDDNKNNNKDQRSLSKEYIQSAKSITVENDSNVTKNTNVHAYTQSGGTPEKNENKKFGRLENSDLIVGSNVKVLLDSDAHYGVIRWIGTPPSITPGKLMAGVELDDNQPSGTDGTYKDVRYFHCRPYRAVFIDLEQCSRYDAMAKIDDPAAPLNTDNFGNMESSVIVGMVRPISVKGNLESICGKYRGIQGHHNSCYLDATLFSMFTFTSVFDNLLFRPPNEKDCLQYEEVQRVLREEIVNPLRKNMFVRADRVMKLRTLLEKLSSVSGLTSEEKDPEEFLTSLVAQILNAEPFLKLSSGQDAYHYQLFVEKDDHLNLPTVQQLLEQSFLTSNIRLKEVPSCLIIQMPRFGKSFKMYQKIQPTLLLDVTDIIEDSPRQCTVCGKLAEFECKECYGQCGVGLESIAFCLQCLEKVHRHERRTNHAPKKLVVPMEFSILQEHCPVPRLYLELSAVVCIETSHYVCFVKCGPGSEAPWCFFDSMADRKGEQNGYNIPEMVPCPDFPYWLSEEGGNYLTELTDDRHLPEHAKRLLCDAYMCMYQSPDVMMYK
- the Maf1 gene encoding repressor of RNA polymerase III transcription Maf1; this translates as MKLLESTRFEAINSALSIKTGDSKIIGRIESYSCKMAGNDKQLYKRFNAEQGFTPHDLQALSPPQTSLGTSPAQSRSVSGDEDGPLCDTISRKTLFYLIATLNSAFHPDYDFSDAKSHEFSKEPSLTWVMNAVDSNLSATAGDHYRTLRTALWAAVDDEISLSECDIYSYNPDFVSDPFGEDGCLWSFNYFFYNKKLKRIVFFTCRAINPLYILDSGVGSDFAMDEDEDRY